The proteins below come from a single Parazoarcus communis genomic window:
- a CDS encoding DUF4113 domain-containing protein yields the protein MFIRTNTFKQNAPQYQRTVTIPLPEPSADTRVLTRWAAVILEIIYKSGFAYQKAGVMLSELRRRNSIQRRLFAASGADERSESLRRVMDQINSRSGQGTLKPLVTGLDPAWRMRRDQFSPAWTTNWNELPVALAR from the coding sequence GTGTTTATCCGCACAAATACGTTCAAACAGAACGCGCCTCAATACCAGCGTACGGTCACCATCCCGCTGCCCGAGCCGAGCGCAGACACGCGCGTGCTCACCCGTTGGGCGGCTGTGATTCTTGAAATTATCTACAAGTCGGGCTTCGCCTATCAGAAGGCAGGGGTGATGCTGTCGGAACTGCGACGCAGGAACAGCATTCAGAGAAGGCTCTTTGCTGCGTCAGGTGCAGATGAACGCTCGGAGTCACTCAGGCGTGTGATGGATCAGATCAACAGTCGGTCGGGGCAGGGCACCTTGAAGCCTCTGGTGACAGGATTGGACCCCGCATGGCGAATGCGGCGGGATCAATTTTCACCCGCGTGGACAACCAACTGGAACGAACTTCCTGTGGCGCTGGCCCGATAA
- a CDS encoding Mu transposase C-terminal domain-containing protein, translated as MSSYLRRDEKLLTPDGIYSVCSIQSDSERVELMNQSTGGRHYATIAALRCELSNGNWKRISVNPITGETVDLTNNPKARRRQQFNIAVLDRLKALMRNGSSAAEAIRALQGTTIETGDGSTKMMCSERTAYRILRDGAENPLKLIPAYAARGNHVPRYSESVKELILSATEAVYAVKKSKIQINGLAKHLTSVAIQRGLIPQDKTLSRELIKNVVVAHWNPDLDYKRLDPRIARSAKAVAKNRIVPGAPMHRVEQDTVHLPVLVKTAEGILQNPYLMVSVDCYSSVPLGWRLVPTPVTAEDTLECIEVGLFSKKKRFDQLGINCELDPCGQFLDLHLDNGSENRTERINELNTLGINITRAPAHSGHMKPFVERLHKSLKIALEGLPGFTRFEGEDGARTEEAKKDELMTLEQLERWIVRFFFERWIHQSIERFITADYLLDQNMGVTPAQRWKMAEEHFPTPLPPNRESWVQIRFLTRTASLSNKTGVSIDGFRFRGDNLAILIGQYGPNADVTVRYNPSDYRFVYVPDKNTAELIMLVNAEVTEQTPAFSFSEAKARRNHVRGLAGPLPAVAKQFELDLAQASLAAPVRHSGGRKKGHREEQKAIRDTLKLAAAVDRAHTTPIPRAARESGAQTDSNDSFITDDSIPTFSVEKRPTQKSGGTST; from the coding sequence ATGAGTAGCTATCTTCGACGAGATGAGAAGCTGCTGACCCCCGACGGGATCTATTCAGTGTGTTCGATTCAGAGCGATTCTGAACGTGTAGAGCTTATGAACCAGAGCACCGGTGGTCGTCATTACGCGACCATCGCAGCGCTACGATGCGAGTTGTCGAACGGAAACTGGAAACGAATTTCAGTGAATCCGATTACCGGCGAAACGGTTGATCTTACAAACAATCCGAAGGCGCGTCGTCGGCAGCAATTCAATATAGCCGTTCTAGATCGCCTGAAAGCCTTGATGCGAAACGGGTCGAGTGCAGCCGAAGCAATCCGTGCACTGCAAGGAACCACCATCGAAACGGGGGACGGATCGACAAAGATGATGTGCTCTGAGCGCACGGCATACCGGATCCTGCGAGATGGTGCAGAGAATCCGCTCAAACTAATCCCAGCGTATGCAGCGCGGGGTAATCATGTGCCCCGCTACAGCGAGAGCGTAAAAGAGCTGATCCTCAGCGCTACAGAAGCGGTATATGCGGTTAAGAAATCGAAAATCCAGATCAATGGGCTCGCAAAGCACTTGACGTCAGTTGCCATTCAGCGGGGACTTATTCCGCAAGACAAGACTCTGAGCCGCGAACTCATAAAGAATGTTGTTGTTGCGCACTGGAACCCCGATCTTGACTACAAGCGACTCGATCCACGTATCGCTCGTTCAGCGAAAGCCGTTGCTAAGAATCGGATAGTTCCGGGTGCGCCAATGCACCGCGTCGAACAAGATACGGTTCATCTTCCTGTGCTTGTTAAAACGGCCGAAGGCATTCTGCAAAATCCATATCTCATGGTCTCTGTCGACTGCTACTCCTCCGTGCCGCTGGGTTGGCGCTTGGTGCCAACTCCGGTCACTGCGGAGGATACCCTTGAGTGCATCGAAGTAGGACTGTTCTCGAAGAAGAAGCGCTTCGATCAACTCGGCATTAACTGCGAACTCGACCCGTGCGGACAGTTTCTTGATCTTCACCTTGATAATGGCTCCGAAAACCGCACTGAACGAATCAACGAACTCAATACCCTTGGAATCAACATCACGCGCGCGCCCGCTCATTCCGGCCACATGAAGCCATTCGTTGAACGACTTCATAAAAGTCTAAAGATTGCGCTAGAAGGCCTTCCTGGCTTTACTCGATTTGAGGGCGAGGACGGAGCACGTACGGAGGAAGCGAAGAAAGACGAGTTAATGACGCTAGAGCAACTGGAGCGCTGGATCGTCCGCTTCTTCTTTGAGCGCTGGATTCATCAGAGCATCGAACGATTCATCACTGCTGACTATTTACTTGATCAAAATATGGGGGTCACGCCGGCCCAACGCTGGAAAATGGCCGAAGAACACTTTCCAACGCCACTCCCGCCGAACCGCGAATCGTGGGTGCAGATCCGCTTTCTGACGCGCACCGCGTCGCTGAGTAACAAGACGGGCGTATCGATCGATGGATTTCGTTTCCGGGGCGATAACCTCGCAATCCTGATCGGGCAATACGGTCCAAACGCGGACGTCACTGTGCGGTACAACCCTTCAGACTACCGATTTGTGTACGTACCGGACAAGAATACGGCAGAGCTAATAATGCTCGTCAATGCAGAAGTGACGGAACAGACGCCTGCATTTTCGTTCTCTGAAGCGAAAGCGCGGCGAAACCATGTTCGTGGGCTCGCAGGCCCACTACCTGCAGTTGCCAAGCAGTTTGAACTCGATCTCGCTCAAGCGAGCCTTGCCGCACCTGTACGACATTCCGGTGGGAGAAAGAAAGGACATCGCGAAGAGCAGAAAGCTATCCGGGACACACTAAAACTTGCGGCCGCAGTTGATCGTGCACACACCACACCCATCCCGAGAGCCGCTCGCGAATCGGGTGCTCAAACGGACTCGAACGACTCGTTCATTACGGATGACTCAATTCCGACTTTCTCAGTTGAAAAACGTCCTACGCAAAAAAGCGGGGGGACGAGTACGTGA
- a CDS encoding DNA cytosine methyltransferase: MKTISCVDLFCGAGGLTHGFVLEGVPVAAGIDLDPACRFPYEANNKARFVERDVSKVSIEELKGLFGDVDLTVLAGCAPCQPFSTYAQRYELDGKDGKWGLLYEFARLAEGAKPDVITMENVPTVAKHEVFRDFVETLKRIGYSVWFDVVDSSRYGVPQMRRRMVLLASRLGDIKMIDPTHEKPKTVRQAIGRLRPLSAGEAAPRDKLHVTSALSEKNLKRIKASKPGGTWRDWPDDLVADCHRAESGRTYPGVYGRMEWDKPAPTMTTQCYGFGNGRFGHPEQDRAISLREAALIQSFPRGYTFVPHDGEVSFTILGRLIGNAVPVDLGRAIARSIRTHLASGPALR; the protein is encoded by the coding sequence GTGAAAACGATTTCTTGCGTGGACCTTTTCTGTGGTGCGGGAGGACTGACGCACGGTTTCGTCCTCGAAGGGGTGCCGGTGGCCGCTGGGATCGATCTAGACCCTGCATGCCGTTTTCCCTATGAAGCCAACAACAAGGCCAGATTCGTTGAGCGTGACGTTAGTAAGGTCTCTATAGAAGAGCTGAAAGGGCTGTTTGGCGATGTCGACCTTACGGTTCTTGCGGGCTGTGCCCCGTGCCAACCCTTCTCAACCTACGCGCAACGATATGAGTTAGATGGCAAGGACGGTAAGTGGGGCCTGTTGTATGAGTTCGCGCGTCTAGCGGAAGGAGCAAAGCCTGATGTCATTACCATGGAGAACGTACCCACCGTTGCTAAGCACGAGGTGTTTCGTGATTTTGTCGAAACGCTAAAACGCATTGGCTACAGCGTCTGGTTCGATGTCGTTGACAGTTCTCGCTACGGTGTACCGCAGATGCGACGACGTATGGTGCTGCTTGCATCAAGACTTGGTGACATCAAGATGATCGATCCAACTCACGAGAAACCGAAGACGGTGCGCCAGGCGATTGGTCGTTTGCGCCCTCTGAGTGCGGGTGAGGCCGCTCCGAGGGATAAGTTACACGTCACTTCGGCGTTGTCTGAAAAGAATCTCAAACGAATTAAGGCATCGAAGCCTGGCGGCACATGGCGTGACTGGCCGGATGATCTGGTCGCCGACTGTCATCGAGCCGAAAGCGGACGTACATACCCAGGCGTTTATGGTCGTATGGAGTGGGACAAACCTGCCCCCACTATGACTACACAATGCTACGGCTTCGGTAATGGCCGTTTCGGGCACCCTGAGCAGGATCGAGCGATCTCGCTGAGAGAGGCCGCGCTCATACAGAGCTTCCCACGAGGCTATACTTTCGTTCCTCATGACGGAGAGGTAAGTTTTACGATTCTAGGTCGGCTTATCGGCAATGCGGTTCCTGTCGATCTGGGTCGTGCTATCGCACGAAGCATCAGGACCCATCTCGCATCGGGACCCGCGCTACGGTGA
- a CDS encoding TniQ family protein, with protein MTALLDLFTHEHDESAIGYMRRLALKNGYSSWKALLRACGVKPSVRAVLAEREILATALGLDPAWLEAFVPADDKPVCVSDPQFARTTSDPVCPSCLQSGAYVRRVWGHALITACPEHGTTLLDHCPNCGVELQQSRHDIAFCGCGFDLREAHTQPASLGHLWISARLAGDMRDIIGTTELGSEADYLRLADLLYMLAVRFDSAQQTRRGKVAVPKTINEAIALLTPVATMLESWPGRFEQHVRDRLQAGNPNVFNLTGRLGAWYINLSRQCLNPSAFAPVWQAFSNAVIDQFEGNLRGKNGLTPSLDRKQRYFALTEAARLIGTTREHLRVAIQRGNVSSHTTRKGPSYTLALIERAEVERIVRERAEWTSVSEAAETFAVPPATINYLVKAKLVEADQDWKGCYLKGGPIRTQSIVEFAAQLNTRVRPSNDDSVLTLSQLNGRRTTDAGAILRLYQAIGDGTLCPVREDTTGQLSGFGFSESEVMPILGSVALSDGLTLTKLESITGWKYEALSFWTNNGYLSATETLIHGRATRVVSNAALADFRRKWIPISDLARSLGTKASAMSQKAVSMGITIHGQCLLASGTKRGGLIAMADLARLIS; from the coding sequence ATGACCGCTTTGCTTGATCTCTTTACCCATGAACACGACGAAAGCGCGATCGGGTACATGCGTCGGCTCGCGCTCAAGAACGGCTACTCAAGTTGGAAAGCTTTGCTGCGAGCGTGCGGTGTAAAACCGTCCGTGCGCGCTGTGCTGGCCGAGCGAGAAATCCTGGCAACCGCGCTCGGACTAGACCCTGCCTGGTTAGAGGCGTTTGTCCCAGCCGACGATAAACCGGTTTGCGTCTCAGACCCGCAGTTCGCACGCACGACAAGCGATCCGGTTTGCCCCTCGTGCCTTCAGTCCGGAGCATATGTTCGCCGCGTGTGGGGACATGCACTCATCACAGCTTGTCCGGAACATGGGACAACGCTGTTAGATCACTGCCCAAATTGCGGCGTTGAGCTGCAACAATCGCGACACGATATCGCTTTTTGCGGATGCGGTTTCGATCTGCGAGAGGCCCACACTCAGCCAGCCTCTCTTGGGCATCTGTGGATCAGTGCGCGGTTGGCTGGCGACATGCGCGACATTATCGGTACCACCGAGCTGGGATCCGAGGCCGACTATCTACGCCTTGCAGATTTGCTCTACATGCTCGCAGTGCGTTTCGACTCGGCACAACAAACCCGACGCGGCAAAGTTGCGGTTCCGAAAACCATCAATGAGGCCATTGCGCTACTCACACCGGTCGCGACAATGCTTGAGAGCTGGCCGGGCAGGTTCGAACAACATGTGCGTGACCGACTTCAGGCAGGGAATCCAAACGTATTCAATTTGACTGGAAGACTTGGCGCTTGGTACATCAATCTGTCCCGTCAATGTCTTAATCCGAGCGCATTCGCACCCGTCTGGCAGGCTTTCTCAAACGCAGTGATTGATCAATTCGAGGGTAACCTACGCGGAAAGAACGGACTCACACCTTCGCTTGACCGCAAACAGCGCTACTTCGCACTGACAGAGGCCGCAAGGCTGATCGGCACAACACGCGAACACCTTCGAGTCGCGATTCAGCGAGGTAACGTTTCATCACACACAACACGTAAGGGCCCTTCATACACACTCGCGCTCATCGAACGCGCTGAAGTTGAACGCATCGTCCGTGAGCGTGCGGAATGGACGTCCGTCTCAGAAGCAGCGGAAACGTTCGCGGTTCCGCCCGCGACCATCAACTATCTCGTAAAAGCCAAGCTCGTTGAAGCAGACCAAGACTGGAAAGGCTGCTATCTAAAAGGGGGCCCCATTCGTACTCAAAGCATCGTTGAGTTCGCAGCACAGCTCAACACGCGCGTCCGGCCGAGCAACGACGACTCGGTACTGACGCTATCGCAGCTAAATGGACGGCGCACAACAGATGCGGGTGCAATTTTGCGGCTCTACCAGGCCATCGGTGACGGAACATTGTGCCCTGTCCGAGAAGACACCACCGGCCAACTCTCCGGTTTCGGATTCTCCGAGTCGGAGGTTATGCCAATTCTCGGTTCGGTCGCGCTATCCGATGGACTTACGCTCACGAAACTGGAAAGTATCACCGGCTGGAAGTATGAAGCCCTGTCTTTTTGGACAAATAACGGATACCTGAGCGCAACTGAGACGCTGATACACGGCCGAGCCACACGTGTAGTGTCGAACGCGGCACTAGCGGATTTTCGGCGGAAGTGGATCCCGATCTCCGATCTAGCGCGATCGCTCGGAACGAAGGCCTCAGCAATGTCACAGAAAGCTGTTTCGATGGGCATCACGATTCACGGACAGTGTCTCTTGGCGTCAGGAACAAAACGGGGCGGCTTGATTGCGATGGCTGATCTCGCACGGCTAATCAGCTGA
- a CDS encoding TniB family NTP-binding protein, giving the protein MNFQNTLRAAVEKTVIHHPRFQDAYERIGDLLRSRKDGLDPQIDFIVGPSRCGKTEVLREFARERDYCARREAGRLIVPVLYVPIPTGIAPKDLPLSVMQALNVPLPTGRTRATELVKMMNVQLKLVGTHTILFDEASHLVDVGSKIPPRQASDWIKDISQQTNVSILLSGLYRLIKLLETNEQLRNRTPAPFDFSPYRWDIPSDRKNFAGCVRAFLSVFSDHQCTLDVKLTTDSLVRHLYAASAGHVGLLANFFKALTRQLDEHGKITIDALKATTNRLHLPGNGSIKPFQQDVLYDEHLLQVLCAELNRYDFCLPSYSPEVQLAQIRHHAGAVHR; this is encoded by the coding sequence GTGAACTTTCAGAACACACTTCGGGCAGCAGTCGAGAAAACGGTAATCCATCATCCGAGGTTTCAAGACGCGTACGAGCGGATCGGCGATCTGTTGCGCAGCCGCAAAGACGGACTTGACCCGCAAATCGACTTCATTGTCGGCCCCTCGCGCTGCGGAAAAACAGAAGTTCTTCGCGAGTTCGCGCGCGAGCGCGACTACTGCGCACGCCGTGAAGCAGGGCGTTTAATTGTACCTGTGCTCTATGTACCGATTCCGACAGGTATCGCCCCGAAGGATTTACCGCTAAGTGTCATGCAAGCATTGAACGTACCGCTCCCGACCGGGCGAACGCGTGCCACCGAACTCGTCAAAATGATGAATGTTCAGCTCAAACTTGTCGGTACGCACACCATCTTATTTGATGAAGCGTCGCACTTAGTCGACGTTGGGAGCAAGATCCCTCCACGGCAAGCTTCCGATTGGATCAAAGATATTAGTCAGCAAACTAACGTGTCGATCCTGCTGTCCGGGCTATACAGACTCATTAAGCTATTAGAAACGAATGAACAGTTGCGCAATCGCACGCCTGCGCCCTTCGATTTCTCGCCGTACCGGTGGGACATCCCAAGTGATCGCAAGAACTTCGCCGGATGCGTCCGCGCTTTTCTCTCCGTTTTTTCGGACCACCAGTGCACACTCGATGTGAAACTAACAACGGATTCGCTCGTGCGGCACCTCTACGCTGCCAGCGCCGGGCATGTGGGTCTGCTGGCGAACTTCTTTAAAGCGCTTACTCGCCAGCTTGATGAACATGGGAAAATCACGATTGATGCGCTGAAAGCAACAACAAACCGGCTTCACCTCCCGGGAAACGGATCGATAAAGCCGTTCCAGCAAGACGTTCTCTACGACGAACACTTGTTACAAGTATTGTGTGCCGAACTCAATCGATATGATTTTTGTCTCCCGTCATACAGCCCGGAGGTTCAACTCGCGCAGATTCGACATCACGCTGGGGCGGTTCATCGATGA
- a CDS encoding IS3 family transposase (programmed frameshift) gives MERMPKGIYTPEFRAEAVKLVEAEGLSVDAAAKRLSVPKSSLGNWVRASRAGKLAKVGQGQRLPTETEVELARLRKELAEVKLERDLPKKMCGVFREGVAVKYAQIDQLRLHHPVAVMCRLLSVSESGYHAWRQRPPSLRAQENAHLETEIKVAHRRTRETYGPQRLQSDLADHGIPASVYRIKRLRTKLGLRCKQKRKFKATTNSNHSLPLAPNLLDRQFDVAAPNRAWVADITYIATDEGWLYLAGVKDLFNGELVGYAMAERMTKELVTKALFRAVVAKRPTKGLIHHSDRGSQYCAYTYQTSLRQFGMRASMSRKADCWDNAPMESFWGSLKNELVHHQSYATREQARREITEYIEIFYNRIRKQARLGYLSPAAFSQQYYAKQMAA, from the exons ATGGAACGGATGCCGAAAGGGATTTACACGCCGGAATTTCGGGCGGAAGCAGTGAAGTTGGTGGAGGCAGAAGGGCTTTCGGTGGATGCAGCGGCCAAGCGCCTTTCGGTGCCGAAGAGCAGTCTTGGCAACTGGGTCAGGGCCTCGCGTGCGGGCAAGCTTGCCAAAGTGGGGCAAGGCCAACGGTTGCCGACAGAGACGGAAGTTGAGCTGGCGCGATTGCGCAAGGAATTGGCGGAAGTGAAGCTGGAGCGCGATCTGC CTAAAAAAATGTGCGGCGTATTTCGCGAAGGAGTCGCGGTGAAGTACGCACAGATTGACCAACTGCGACTACACCACCCTGTGGCGGTGATGTGCCGGCTGCTGAGTGTTTCGGAGAGCGGCTATCACGCCTGGCGCCAACGCCCACCCTCGTTACGGGCGCAAGAGAATGCGCACCTGGAGACCGAGATCAAGGTTGCGCATCGACGCACACGAGAAACCTACGGGCCACAACGCCTGCAATCAGATCTTGCGGATCACGGCATCCCGGCCAGCGTGTATCGCATCAAAAGGTTACGCACAAAGCTGGGACTGCGTTGCAAGCAGAAACGCAAATTCAAGGCGACAACGAATTCGAATCATTCACTGCCGCTGGCGCCTAATCTGCTGGATCGTCAATTTGATGTGGCAGCGCCCAATCGGGCTTGGGTGGCCGACATCACCTACATTGCGACCGATGAGGGCTGGCTATACCTTGCTGGCGTCAAGGATTTGTTCAACGGCGAATTGGTCGGCTACGCCATGGCTGAGCGGATGACCAAAGAGCTGGTTACGAAAGCATTATTCCGAGCAGTCGTCGCGAAGCGACCGACCAAAGGGCTGATTCACCATTCGGATCGCGGCAGTCAGTATTGCGCGTACACCTATCAGACATCGCTGCGGCAATTCGGCATGCGCGCATCAATGAGTCGCAAGGCGGACTGCTGGGACAATGCCCCGATGGAAAGCTTCTGGGGTTCTCTGAAGAACGAACTGGTCCATCACCAATCCTATGCCACCCGCGAGCAGGCGAGGCGTGAGATCACCGAATACATCGAGATCTTTTACAACCGCATACGCAAGCAGGCACGCCTTGGCTATCTCTCACCTGCCGCTTTCAGTCAGCAGTACTATGCAAAACAGATGGCAGCTTAA
- the drmD gene encoding DISARM system SNF2-like helicase DrmD, giving the protein MEISNAQISQAYRARPEPGQLVEVRRRQWVVAEVISSKLTSASAQQNAVTLSSIDEDGLGEELEVIWEIEPGAQIIERAGLPSITGQDDSNTLDAFLDAVRWGAATNADRGFLQAPFRSGVSIEDFQLDPLVRAIDMARVNLLIADDVGLGKTIEAGLVIQEMLLRHRARTVLIVCPASLQEKWRVEMLEKFGLDFRVVDTAYIKQLRRERGIHANPWTSHPRLIASMDWVKSGEGLRAMRDVLPAHTSYPRKFDMLVVDEAHNIAPAAGANYALESQRTRFIRSISPHFQHRLFLTATPHNGYTESFTSLLELLDDQRFARNILPDEKQLGQVMIRRLKSDLVDAEGKPLYAQRVLQALLASYSPQERAIHQTLNDYCASREQDAEKVGNAFGTSFVNQLLKKRLFSSPAAFASTLEKHVASLANGSQRKDKDAMADRILRKAILRVEEDYANDQEVENAQSEAVEEASRRAQPLTAAQQQMLNELRSWAQTAKNQVDAKAKAILDWLAINLKTDGQWNERRVILFTEYRTTHQWMHEILASHGFGGDRLAILHGGMPQDEREKVKAAFQTSPKDSAVRILLATDAASEGIDLQNHCNCLIHLEIPYNPNVMEQRNGRIDRHGQRQKEVLIWHPVDGGEQGKATIGGHGDDIIRALRKLESMRADMGSVNPVIAPQMSGLIEGSLKDLDTRLAEAKIAKARRFVRAERELKDRVAKLHERLLTTQQDFHLTPEHILMAVKTGLVLAGRPPLEPFPLVDAPAGTVFKMPALSGSWARCLEGLRHPHTLQIRPITFDHAVATGRDDVVLVHLNHRLVQMCLRLLRAEVWAQDDVKKLHRVTVRSVPDALIDGPAVVVISRLVVTGGNHHRLHEELTAAGGYLGDKSFRREEGVTKVQQWLDQAKPLTAPDSLFDAIRVRFDRAQSAILQAVDARSKDRLKFLTNTLQSRKQQEVADIGTVLDELEKAIQFELKKDQQPTQLSLFSEDERTQLRRDTAALEARLARIPAERQQEAEAIETRYAKLNDRTFPVAVIFLVPASAVQGGAA; this is encoded by the coding sequence ATGGAAATTTCGAACGCACAGATTAGCCAGGCCTACCGTGCCCGCCCTGAACCCGGCCAACTGGTAGAAGTCAGGCGACGTCAGTGGGTCGTTGCAGAAGTCATCTCTTCCAAGCTGACATCAGCCTCTGCGCAACAGAATGCCGTGACCCTCTCATCCATCGACGAGGATGGTCTAGGTGAGGAGCTTGAGGTCATCTGGGAGATCGAGCCCGGCGCGCAAATTATTGAGCGTGCAGGTCTGCCGTCAATTACTGGCCAGGATGACTCCAACACCCTCGACGCTTTTCTTGATGCGGTTCGCTGGGGTGCTGCCACCAATGCCGACCGAGGTTTTCTGCAGGCTCCTTTCCGCAGTGGCGTCAGCATTGAGGACTTCCAGCTCGACCCACTGGTGCGTGCCATCGACATGGCCCGCGTCAATCTGCTCATCGCCGACGACGTCGGCTTGGGCAAGACCATCGAAGCCGGTCTCGTCATCCAGGAGATGTTGCTGCGGCACCGTGCCCGCACCGTCCTGATCGTCTGTCCTGCATCGCTGCAGGAGAAGTGGCGCGTCGAGATGCTGGAAAAATTCGGCCTTGATTTCAGAGTCGTCGACACAGCCTACATCAAGCAGTTGCGTCGAGAGCGTGGCATCCACGCCAATCCGTGGACTTCCCACCCACGTCTGATCGCGTCCATGGACTGGGTTAAGAGCGGCGAAGGACTGCGCGCCATGCGCGACGTCCTGCCCGCACACACCAGCTACCCGCGCAAGTTCGACATGCTGGTCGTCGATGAAGCACACAACATCGCCCCAGCTGCCGGTGCGAACTATGCGCTGGAGAGCCAGCGCACACGTTTCATCCGTTCCATCAGTCCACACTTCCAGCATCGCCTGTTTCTGACTGCCACCCCTCACAACGGTTACACCGAATCCTTCACTTCGCTGCTGGAGTTGCTGGACGACCAGCGTTTCGCTCGAAACATCCTGCCCGATGAAAAGCAGTTGGGTCAGGTCATGATCCGCCGCCTCAAAAGCGATCTGGTCGATGCCGAAGGCAAGCCGCTCTATGCACAGCGCGTGTTGCAAGCGCTGCTGGCCTCGTACTCCCCACAAGAACGCGCCATTCACCAAACACTGAACGACTACTGCGCGAGCCGCGAACAGGATGCCGAAAAAGTGGGCAATGCATTCGGCACGTCGTTCGTCAACCAGTTGCTCAAGAAGCGGCTCTTTTCTTCTCCCGCCGCTTTCGCATCCACCCTTGAGAAGCACGTTGCCAGCCTGGCCAATGGTAGCCAGCGCAAGGACAAGGATGCGATGGCCGACCGCATTTTGCGCAAAGCCATCCTGCGGGTCGAAGAAGACTACGCCAACGACCAGGAGGTCGAAAACGCACAGTCCGAGGCCGTCGAAGAAGCCTCACGTCGTGCGCAACCGCTGACAGCAGCGCAGCAACAAATGCTGAACGAGTTGCGATCGTGGGCACAGACGGCCAAGAACCAGGTCGACGCCAAAGCCAAGGCGATTCTCGACTGGCTCGCCATCAATCTCAAGACCGACGGTCAGTGGAATGAGCGCCGGGTCATCTTGTTCACCGAATACCGCACTACCCATCAGTGGATGCACGAGATCCTCGCCAGCCATGGTTTCGGTGGTGATCGACTGGCGATCCTCCATGGCGGTATGCCGCAGGATGAACGCGAGAAGGTCAAAGCAGCCTTCCAGACTTCGCCCAAGGATTCAGCGGTGCGCATCCTGCTGGCCACCGATGCCGCGTCCGAAGGTATCGACTTGCAGAATCACTGTAACTGCCTCATCCATCTGGAAATCCCATACAACCCCAACGTGATGGAGCAGCGCAACGGCCGTATCGACCGGCACGGTCAGCGCCAGAAAGAGGTCTTGATCTGGCACCCCGTCGATGGCGGAGAACAAGGCAAAGCAACAATTGGCGGTCACGGCGACGACATCATCCGGGCACTGCGCAAACTCGAATCCATGCGGGCGGACATGGGCAGCGTCAACCCAGTCATCGCGCCGCAAATGTCGGGGCTGATCGAAGGCTCGCTCAAAGACCTCGATACACGCCTCGCTGAAGCCAAGATTGCCAAGGCCCGCCGCTTCGTGCGCGCCGAGCGTGAACTGAAAGACCGCGTCGCCAAGCTGCACGAACGGCTCCTGACCACGCAGCAGGATTTCCACCTCACGCCAGAGCACATCCTGATGGCGGTCAAGACGGGGCTTGTGTTGGCAGGGCGTCCGCCGCTTGAGCCTTTTCCCTTGGTCGATGCCCCAGCAGGAACTGTATTCAAGATGCCCGCGCTGTCGGGCTCGTGGGCTCGATGCCTCGAAGGGCTGCGCCACCCCCACACACTGCAAATCCGGCCAATCACCTTCGATCACGCCGTCGCCACCGGGCGTGACGACGTGGTGCTGGTTCACCTGAACCACCGACTGGTGCAGATGTGCCTGCGCTTGCTGCGCGCTGAGGTCTGGGCGCAAGACGATGTGAAGAAGTTGCATCGCGTCACGGTGCGTTCGGTGCCAGACGCCCTGATCGACGGGCCTGCCGTGGTCGTCATCTCGCGGCTGGTCGTCACTGGCGGCAATCATCATCGCCTTCACGAAGAACTGACGGCAGCCGGTGGGTATCTGGGCGATAAATCCTTCCGTCGTGAGGAAGGCGTCACCAAAGTCCAGCAATGGCTGGATCAAGCCAAACCGCTGACAGCCCCAGACTCTCTGTTCGATGCCATCCGTGTGCGTTTCGACCGTGCGCAGAGCGCCATCCTGCAGGCGGTCGACGCCCGGTCGAAAGACCGGCTCAAATTCCTGACCAACACCCTGCAATCCCGTAAGCAGCAAGAAGTGGCCGACATTGGCACCGTGCTTGATGAGCTTGAGAAAGCCATCCAGTTTGAGCTGAAAAAAGATCAGCAACCAACCCAGCTTTCCCTGTTCTCGGAAGATGAACGAACACAGCTCAGGCGCGATACCGCCGCACTGGAAGCGCGTCTTGCCCGCATTCCGGCCGAGCGCCAGCAGGAGGCTGAAGCCATCGAAACCCGCTACGCTAAACTCAACGACCGCACCTTCCCTGTCGCCGTGATCTTTCTGGTGCCTGCATCTGCCGTTCAGGGAGGTGCCGCATGA